From Synergistota bacterium, a single genomic window includes:
- a CDS encoding thymidine phosphorylase has product SGGTIDKIESIPGFRTNLSVEEFKSILKKVGAVIAGQTANLAPADKKLYALRDVTATVESIPLIVSSILGKKIASGTDVWIFDVKVGKGAFMKDLEDARELARLLVSISKGMGKKAGALITDMNQPLGRKVGNAVEVEEAIDALKGEGPADLVEVVLSLGVRLSSLAGKPIAREDLIRRFSDGSALEKFKEMIEAQGGDPRVLEKPSLLGRAPNRFVLEAERDGVISSLDAERIGMAIMILGGGRKKKGDDIDRGVGINLLKKEGDRVEKGEPVVEVFYRSQGSLAEALRFLKEAYRISDSYKRRSLIYEELV; this is encoded by the coding sequence ACTCAGGGGGGACTATAGATAAGATTGAATCTATCCCGGGATTTAGAACTAATTTATCCGTAGAGGAATTTAAGTCCATTTTAAAAAAGGTGGGAGCTGTGATAGCTGGGCAAACCGCTAACCTGGCCCCTGCCGATAAGAAGCTTTACGCGTTAAGGGATGTCACTGCAACCGTTGAGTCTATTCCTCTGATAGTTTCGAGCATACTTGGCAAGAAAATAGCTTCTGGAACAGATGTTTGGATATTTGATGTTAAAGTGGGAAAGGGAGCCTTTATGAAGGATCTGGAAGATGCTCGGGAATTGGCTCGGCTTTTAGTTTCCATTTCAAAGGGAATGGGTAAAAAAGCGGGAGCCCTTATAACGGATATGAATCAACCTCTTGGGCGAAAAGTAGGAAATGCAGTTGAGGTTGAGGAGGCTATAGATGCGCTGAAGGGAGAGGGGCCTGCTGATCTTGTAGAGGTGGTGCTTTCCTTGGGGGTAAGGCTAAGTTCTCTTGCGGGTAAACCTATTGCAAGGGAGGACCTTATAAGGAGATTTTCGGATGGATCTGCGCTTGAGAAGTTTAAAGAAATGATAGAAGCTCAGGGAGGCGATCCCAGGGTTCTTGAGAAGCCGAGTCTTTTAGGACGTGCCCCCAATAGGTTCGTACTTGAGGCGGAGAGAGATGGGGTTATAAGCTCTCTTGATGCTGAGCGCATAGGCATGGCTATCATGATATTAGGGGGCGGAAGAAAGAAAAAGGGAGATGATATAGATAGAGGAGTTGGTATAAATCTCCTTAAGAAGGAAGGAGATAGGGTGGAAAAAGGAGAACCAGTAGTGGAGGTTTTCTATAGATCCCAAGGATCTCTCGCTGAAGCGCTTAGGTTTCTTAAAGAAGCTTATAGAATAAGCGATTCTTATAAAAGGCGGAGCTTGATTTATGAGGAGCTGGTATAG
- a CDS encoding CCA tRNA nucleotidyltransferase — protein sequence MRSWYRPFLVGEEKIVWLSQESIALSNRYGFRDEIDKYAILYPIRMRGYPMNGSDVFKLFEKHSFFPSIARLSFASLRARSRLFLVGGALRDLLLVGKICREPDLLIEGDVDSFLEFALKDGYHLREKTPFLTLKLEDENGFKFDISVCRKESYDAPGALPRVFPASLSEDLYRRDFTMNSMALTLTDPEKGLLYDPFFGFNDLKERVLRIIRPFAFLEDPTRIIRGIRLKARFSLVFDELTLKAMRIAVDKGALRWVGWVRIWRELEELFKEDKAIDGILFMENLGCWKSLGVKFGDFEKLLLRKVALQGFESDIDRVEFFTLVIFGANPDGCPERWAKLFQLPRRLKKSLLLAPLWRRLKKMSFNERYRFLREAGKSVVKLWSLCLEEDLFPLWESYNKARPILSEDEIEALVSGKGPEYGRIKMEILRLQLEEGINDKDEILRRLKERSV from the coding sequence ATGAGGAGCTGGTATAGGCCTTTTTTGGTGGGGGAAGAGAAGATCGTCTGGCTTTCTCAGGAATCCATAGCTTTATCCAATAGATATGGGTTTAGGGATGAAATAGATAAGTATGCTATTTTGTATCCTATAAGAATGCGAGGATATCCTATGAACGGGAGTGATGTTTTTAAGCTGTTTGAGAAGCATTCCTTCTTTCCTTCAATCGCGAGGCTTTCTTTTGCTTCCTTACGGGCAAGAAGCAGACTTTTTCTCGTTGGAGGAGCTTTAAGGGATCTTCTTCTTGTTGGAAAGATATGCAGGGAGCCTGATCTCCTCATAGAAGGAGATGTTGATTCCTTTCTGGAGTTTGCCTTAAAAGATGGCTACCATCTCAGAGAGAAAACGCCTTTTCTAACGCTCAAGCTTGAGGACGAAAATGGTTTTAAGTTTGATATATCTGTTTGTAGGAAGGAAAGCTATGATGCTCCTGGTGCTCTTCCGCGGGTTTTTCCAGCTAGCTTAAGCGAAGACCTATATAGAAGAGATTTTACAATGAACTCCATGGCGCTTACTTTAACTGATCCGGAAAAAGGGCTTTTATATGATCCATTCTTTGGATTCAATGATTTAAAGGAAAGGGTGTTAAGGATCATAAGACCCTTTGCCTTCCTGGAAGATCCTACGAGAATAATTCGTGGTATAAGATTGAAGGCTCGTTTTTCTCTTGTCTTTGATGAATTAACGCTCAAGGCGATGAGAATAGCCGTAGATAAAGGTGCATTAAGGTGGGTTGGATGGGTCAGGATCTGGAGGGAGCTTGAAGAGCTCTTTAAAGAGGACAAGGCGATAGATGGGATTCTGTTTATGGAGAATCTTGGTTGCTGGAAGAGTCTCGGTGTTAAATTTGGTGATTTCGAGAAGTTACTTTTAAGGAAGGTTGCCCTTCAGGGCTTTGAATCTGACATCGATCGTGTGGAGTTTTTCACACTTGTTATATTTGGTGCGAATCCGGATGGTTGCCCTGAAAGGTGGGCTAAGCTTTTTCAGCTTCCCAGAAGATTAAAAAAAAGTCTTCTGCTGGCTCCTCTCTGGCGGAGACTTAAAAAAATGAGCTTCAATGAAAGATACAGATTTCTGAGAGAAGCTGGGAAAAGCGTTGTAAAACTTTGGTCCCTTTGCCTTGAGGAAGATCTATTTCCTCTCTGGGAGAGTTATAATAAGGCAAGGCCCATTTTATCTGAGGATGAGATAGAGGCACTGGTTTCCGGTAAAGGGCCAGAATATGGTAGGATTAAAATGGAGATATTGAGGCTTCAACTTGAAGAGGGTATAAATGATAAGGACGAAATATTAAGAAGGTTGAAGGAGAGGAGTGTTTAG
- a CDS encoding site-2 protease family protein produces MLTSFSDLLLSFPAVLIALSFHEFAHAWVADKLGDPTPRYTGRLTLNPLAHLDILGTIMLLFFRFGWAKPVIVNPSNFRKPSRDMALVAIAGPTMNFILAFFFALPFRFGLHLGWATERFFFNALIINIALMVFNLIPLPPLDGSRIIGFFLPPKIELYYRRIERYGMIILLVLIWFGVVRKIMLPLVFSILYFLI; encoded by the coding sequence TTGCTGACATCTTTCTCAGATTTACTTTTAAGCTTTCCAGCAGTTTTAATAGCGCTAAGCTTTCATGAGTTTGCTCATGCTTGGGTGGCTGATAAGCTGGGGGACCCCACTCCAAGATATACGGGGCGTCTGACACTAAATCCACTCGCTCATCTTGATATTCTGGGAACCATAATGCTGCTGTTTTTTAGATTTGGGTGGGCTAAGCCCGTTATAGTAAATCCATCTAACTTCAGAAAGCCAAGCAGGGATATGGCTCTCGTCGCAATAGCTGGTCCTACCATGAATTTTATTCTTGCCTTTTTCTTCGCCCTTCCTTTCAGGTTTGGTCTTCATTTGGGCTGGGCTACTGAACGCTTTTTCTTTAACGCTCTTATAATAAACATTGCGCTTATGGTTTTCAATCTCATTCCGCTCCCTCCGCTTGATGGTTCCAGAATAATTGGCTTTTTCCTTCCCCCAAAGATAGAGCTCTATTATAGAAGAATAGAAAGATACGGTATGATAATATTGTTGGTTCTTATTTGGTTTGGTGTGGTTAGAAAAATTATGCTACCCTTGGTCTTCAGTATACTTTATTTTTTGATATGA
- a CDS encoding acylphosphatase — translation MKARLKARIYGLVQGVGFRYFVKREARSLGITGWVRNMPDGSVEVIAEGEKNALKLLLSLLHKGPSFAIVDRVDYVWKDYTGEFSEFGVRY, via the coding sequence TTGAAAGCTCGTTTAAAGGCGAGGATTTACGGTTTAGTTCAGGGGGTCGGTTTCAGATATTTTGTAAAGAGAGAGGCAAGATCGCTGGGGATAACTGGATGGGTCAGAAATATGCCCGATGGAAGCGTGGAAGTTATTGCTGAGGGGGAGAAAAACGCTTTAAAGCTTCTTTTATCCTTGCTTCATAAGGGGCCCTCTTTTGCTATAGTCGATAGGGTTGACTACGTTTGGAAAGATTATACAGGCGAGTTCTCTGAGTTTGGAGTGAGATATTAA
- the surE gene encoding 5'/3'-nucleotidase SurE produces MAILLTNDDGIYSEGLLALARELKDIDDVIVVAPDGERSSVGHAITLRRPLRIQRVDSLISVDDRVKLYACDGTPVDCVVLGISEIMRGKGVKAVVSGINRGLNLGIDIIYSGTVAAAMEGALLGLTAVAVSTIADDLSAFNTAALFIKKFLPRIIKRGLPEHTFLNVNVPKEPRGVKFTKQGYKVYSGRVVNYRDPWGKECFWIGGDVVERLEDNSDIWAVSQGYISITPLHVDLTNHGCLKKLEEWYYDRDS; encoded by the coding sequence TTGGCCATATTGCTCACCAACGATGATGGTATATATTCCGAGGGGTTATTAGCATTAGCAAGGGAGCTAAAGGATATTGATGATGTTATCGTTGTTGCTCCTGATGGAGAAAGGAGCTCGGTGGGACATGCCATAACTTTGCGAAGACCCCTTAGAATTCAGAGGGTTGATAGCTTAATAAGTGTGGATGATCGAGTGAAGCTCTATGCCTGTGATGGAACCCCCGTTGATTGCGTGGTTCTGGGGATTAGCGAAATCATGAGAGGGAAGGGGGTAAAAGCAGTTGTTTCAGGCATAAATAGGGGCTTGAATTTGGGGATAGATATTATCTATTCTGGAACGGTTGCTGCTGCTATGGAAGGAGCGCTTTTAGGGTTGACCGCTGTAGCGGTTTCCACAATTGCGGATGATCTTTCTGCCTTTAATACCGCTGCTCTTTTTATAAAGAAGTTTCTTCCTCGAATAATTAAAAGGGGACTTCCTGAGCATACCTTCTTGAACGTTAACGTTCCAAAGGAGCCCCGTGGTGTGAAATTCACAAAGCAGGGCTATAAGGTTTACTCAGGTAGAGTGGTTAACTACAGGGATCCATGGGGGAAGGAGTGTTTCTGGATAGGAGGAGATGTGGTAGAGAGACTCGAGGATAATAGCGATATATGGGCTGTTTCTCAGGGCTACATTTCTATAACTCCTCTACACGTTGATTTAACAAACCATGGATGTCTTAAAAAGCTTGAGGAGTGGTACTATGATAGAGATAGTTGA
- a CDS encoding archease, with product MIEIVEHTADVGIKIRAETLEDLFKEAAKGLSRLMFSFRGKEPLITEEVTIEIEAEDVEELLVTWLNELIYLFESRELAFIDFEFIEFSHGRLKAKVKCAQISLENVACYVKAATYHGLFVKREKDGWYEATVIFDV from the coding sequence ATGATAGAGATAGTTGAGCATACCGCAGATGTTGGGATAAAAATAAGGGCTGAGACGCTGGAAGACCTCTTTAAGGAAGCAGCCAAGGGCCTGTCAAGGCTTATGTTCTCCTTTAGGGGAAAGGAGCCTTTGATTACGGAGGAAGTGACCATTGAGATAGAGGCTGAGGATGTAGAAGAGCTACTCGTTACATGGCTTAATGAGCTTATCTACTTGTTCGAAAGTAGGGAGCTTGCTTTCATAGACTTTGAATTTATAGAATTCTCTCATGGTAGGCTCAAAGCGAAGGTAAAATGTGCGCAGATTTCACTCGAAAACGTTGCTTGCTATGTAAAAGCGGCAACATATCATGGTTTATTCGTTAAGAGAGAAAAAGATGGCTGGTATGAAGCCACAGTTATCTTCGATGTATAG
- a CDS encoding S-methyl-5'-thioadenosine phosphorylase, with protein sequence MEFKADIGVFGGTGFYELIEGKHVEVKIDTPYGPPSDKIAIGEISGKRVAFLPRHGKDHHLPPHMIPYRANLYAFKMLGVKRIIAPCAAGSLQRRVKPGDFVVCDQLVNRTFRRIDTFYDGPTVTHVSFADPYCPELREVAIDVLRKEGVPFHEKGTVVVIEGPRFSTRAESKWYTQMGWEVINMTQYPEAVLARELEMCYVNISIITDYDIGFEGEVSPVTAEEVIRIFRDNMEKAKRVILKMIDRIPLERKCSCGEALKNARV encoded by the coding sequence TTGGAGTTTAAGGCTGATATCGGTGTATTCGGAGGCACGGGATTCTATGAGCTTATAGAGGGAAAACATGTTGAGGTCAAGATTGATACCCCTTATGGTCCTCCAAGCGATAAAATTGCTATAGGAGAAATCAGTGGTAAGAGGGTTGCCTTCTTGCCAAGGCATGGGAAAGATCATCATCTTCCTCCCCACATGATTCCATATCGTGCAAATCTATATGCGTTTAAGATGCTTGGGGTTAAGCGAATAATAGCGCCGTGTGCTGCTGGTAGCCTTCAAAGAAGAGTAAAGCCTGGGGATTTCGTCGTTTGCGATCAACTGGTAAACAGAACCTTTAGGAGGATAGATACTTTCTATGATGGTCCCACGGTTACTCATGTTAGCTTTGCTGATCCCTATTGCCCTGAGTTAAGAGAGGTAGCTATTGATGTCTTGAGGAAAGAGGGGGTACCTTTTCACGAGAAGGGAACGGTCGTAGTCATAGAGGGGCCGAGGTTTTCTACACGTGCTGAGAGTAAATGGTATACCCAGATGGGGTGGGAAGTTATAAACATGACGCAGTACCCAGAGGCTGTGTTGGCGAGGGAACTTGAGATGTGCTACGTTAACATATCTATAATAACCGATTACGATATAGGCTTTGAGGGAGAGGTTTCGCCAGTGACGGCTGAGGAAGTTATAAGGATATTCAGAGATAACATGGAGAAAGCAAAGCGGGTTATTCTCAAGATGATAGACAGAATACCTCTTGAGAGAAAGTGCAGTTGTGGTGAAGCTTTGAAAAATGCGAGAGTTTAA
- a CDS encoding NAD-dependent deacylase, whose amino-acid sequence MREFKERTRSFAELLVERKPAVVFTGAGMSTASGIPDFRSKDGLWSKVDPFKVASIEALKEDPAGFYRFYRERLSKLTQANPNEGHKVLGRLEKAGLIQAVITQNIDGLHQRGGSKKVIELHGNMREAHCMRCGKAITSDELLRILEKQDIPYCDCGGIYKIDVVLFGEPLPHNAISEAASLTRGGHLWIVLGSSLQVMPAAGFPYEAYLNGSPLVIVNRDPTYLDGKAEIVFRENIVDVLTSLEEELRAQGYLP is encoded by the coding sequence ATGCGAGAGTTTAAAGAAAGGACAAGATCGTTTGCGGAGCTTTTGGTGGAGAGAAAACCTGCTGTAGTTTTTACGGGAGCAGGAATGTCTACAGCTTCGGGAATACCCGACTTCAGGAGTAAGGATGGATTATGGAGCAAGGTTGATCCTTTTAAGGTGGCGTCAATCGAAGCTCTGAAAGAAGATCCAGCGGGCTTCTACAGGTTCTATAGGGAAAGGTTGTCTAAGCTGACTCAAGCTAACCCCAACGAGGGGCATAAGGTGTTGGGAAGACTTGAGAAAGCTGGTCTTATTCAAGCGGTTATTACACAGAATATAGATGGGCTTCATCAAAGAGGAGGTTCGAAAAAAGTAATAGAGCTTCACGGCAATATGAGAGAAGCGCACTGCATGAGATGTGGCAAAGCCATAACTTCTGACGAACTTTTGCGTATCTTGGAGAAGCAAGATATACCATATTGTGATTGCGGAGGAATATATAAAATAGATGTGGTACTGTTTGGCGAACCTCTGCCACATAATGCTATTTCTGAGGCAGCGAGCCTAACGCGAGGAGGACATCTATGGATAGTCCTTGGTTCTTCTCTCCAAGTTATGCCTGCGGCGGGCTTTCCATATGAGGCTTATCTTAACGGTAGTCCCTTAGTTATAGTAAACAGAGATCCAACATATCTTGATGGTAAGGCTGAAATAGTCTTTAGAGAAAATATAGTAGATGTATTGACCTCGTTGGAGGAGGAGCTTCGTGCGCAAGGTTATCTCCCGTAA
- a CDS encoding molybdopterin molybdotransferase MoeA yields the protein MRKVISRKEAISKLIKGVKFSPEVKSVLVIDALGKRSASSVSAPWDLPVFSRSTRDGYAVNHIDVKGVSEGIPAYLRLVGEVKVGELPKGVSVSLGEAVRVFTGSYLPEGADAVVMEEFVEESQGMIEVYKPVSFGENVLARGEDWRRGELILRKGERLSPGKLGVLSAYGFKEISVFDLKVGIVSTGDELVNPGETLPEGKIYDVNSYVLFALLKEWGATPRLYGIVPDDISELECILKKILEENDVAVLSGGSSIGVRDYTKELFRKFNGELVVDGLNISPGKPTLAGWIMGKPVFGLPGHPVSSAVVAKVFMLPALEEFLGYKSDFFPIFAPILGNLPSQIGVEEFVCARFSHGGIEPVWGKSGAIGRVAKGGFLIRVPEEVEGYIEGEVVEVWSI from the coding sequence GTGCGCAAGGTTATCTCCCGTAAGGAAGCCATATCGAAGCTTATCAAGGGAGTAAAGTTTTCCCCAGAGGTGAAAAGCGTTCTCGTTATAGATGCGCTTGGAAAGAGATCTGCTTCAAGTGTAAGCGCGCCTTGGGATCTACCGGTTTTTTCACGCTCAACGCGGGATGGGTATGCGGTCAACCATATAGATGTTAAAGGAGTTTCTGAGGGGATTCCCGCTTATCTTCGCCTTGTGGGAGAAGTTAAGGTTGGAGAGCTTCCTAAGGGGGTCTCGGTTTCTCTTGGTGAAGCGGTTAGGGTTTTTACTGGTTCTTACTTACCAGAGGGTGCTGATGCGGTGGTTATGGAAGAGTTCGTTGAGGAGTCTCAAGGAATGATAGAGGTCTATAAACCCGTTTCTTTTGGAGAAAACGTGCTTGCTCGGGGAGAAGATTGGAGGAGAGGAGAGCTTATTCTTCGAAAGGGTGAAAGGTTATCCCCGGGAAAACTGGGAGTTCTATCAGCATATGGCTTTAAGGAGATAAGTGTTTTTGATTTAAAAGTGGGTATAGTATCGACTGGGGATGAGCTTGTGAATCCCGGTGAAACCTTGCCGGAGGGGAAAATATACGATGTTAATTCTTATGTTCTCTTTGCGCTTCTTAAGGAGTGGGGTGCGACTCCTCGTCTTTACGGTATAGTTCCCGATGATATAAGCGAGTTAGAATGTATTCTTAAGAAGATTCTTGAGGAAAATGATGTCGCGGTTTTATCAGGTGGGAGCTCAATAGGGGTTAGAGATTACACTAAGGAGCTGTTTAGAAAGTTCAACGGGGAGCTCGTGGTTGATGGTTTAAACATATCCCCTGGAAAACCCACGTTAGCGGGTTGGATAATGGGAAAACCCGTTTTCGGTTTACCAGGACATCCCGTTTCAAGTGCGGTAGTAGCAAAGGTTTTTATGCTTCCCGCTCTTGAGGAATTCCTGGGATATAAAAGCGACTTCTTTCCCATTTTTGCGCCAATTTTAGGTAATTTGCCGTCTCAGATCGGTGTTGAAGAGTTTGTATGCGCTCGGTTCTCTCATGGAGGTATAGAACCTGTGTGGGGTAAATCGGGAGCCATTGGGAGGGTAGCTAAAGGTGGGTTTTTGATAAGGGTACCGGAGGAAGTAGAGGGGTATATTGAAGGAGAGGTGGTGGAAGTCTGGAGTATTTAA
- a CDS encoding molybdopterin biosynthesis protein: MEYLRKILPKEKALEIWLSEIKPSPIGEERISIRESMGRVSSRPVFATISSPPVRISAMDGFAVISSQTIGATEVNPICVESYAIVNTGFPVPEGFDAVLPKEEAFFEGERLKLLRSLKPGENVRYPGESFSKGELLLESCRKIGFQEVQLLAASGISEIWVWKKPRVLFIPVGDELAKVGEELKDKLAYDSNSFLVESLIRSWGGNPEIKDILPDDYETLFKAVREGIRESDILIIGAGSSKGERDYTRGVISQLGRIIVEGIASKPGKPLILGEIEGKPVIGLPGYPVSAWVGLEFFVRPLLFAFLRCVPEEPACLKAVLSRGLASSQGSEEIVRVRVGKVSGRWVAVSLPRGAGNVSSLGKADGYISVPRGVIELERGASVEVFLLRSKLELENTLLFVGSHDLLLDILADEIKRRFPRFRFVSVHVGSMGGLFALRNREAHISGTHLFDEGTQEYNIPFIRRHLSGEKVEVISFVYREQGLILPKGNPKGIKGIADLVRDDIRFVNRQRGSGTRVLLDYLLKCEGISPSGIRGYEDEELTHLGVAMRVASGNADVGIGIYSAARVMDLDFIPLFEEKYDLITLEEHLDLPQMKALFEVLDDPSFRERALSLGGYKWGR; encoded by the coding sequence CTGGAGTATTTAAGAAAAATACTGCCGAAGGAAAAAGCTCTTGAAATCTGGCTTTCTGAGATAAAACCGTCTCCTATTGGGGAAGAGAGGATCTCTATACGGGAAAGCATGGGAAGGGTTTCCTCACGTCCCGTTTTCGCTACTATTTCATCTCCCCCCGTTAGGATCTCTGCCATGGATGGTTTCGCAGTAATTTCATCGCAGACCATTGGCGCCACAGAGGTTAACCCCATTTGTGTTGAAAGTTATGCTATTGTAAACACGGGGTTTCCTGTGCCTGAGGGATTCGATGCAGTTTTGCCTAAGGAGGAAGCCTTCTTTGAGGGTGAGAGGCTCAAGCTTCTCAGGAGCTTGAAGCCTGGTGAAAATGTGAGATATCCTGGTGAAAGCTTCTCGAAAGGGGAGCTACTTTTAGAATCCTGCAGAAAAATAGGTTTTCAGGAGGTTCAACTACTTGCTGCTTCAGGAATAAGCGAAATTTGGGTTTGGAAAAAGCCAAGAGTTCTGTTTATTCCTGTTGGAGATGAGCTTGCCAAAGTGGGAGAAGAGTTAAAAGATAAGCTTGCCTATGATAGCAATTCTTTCCTCGTGGAAAGCTTGATACGGTCTTGGGGAGGAAATCCTGAGATCAAGGATATATTGCCTGATGATTATGAAACCCTTTTTAAGGCTGTTAGAGAGGGGATTCGAGAAAGTGATATACTTATAATCGGAGCTGGTTCATCGAAGGGAGAAAGAGACTACACAAGAGGGGTTATATCTCAGCTTGGCAGGATTATAGTAGAAGGAATAGCCTCTAAACCTGGTAAGCCCCTCATACTTGGTGAGATAGAAGGAAAACCGGTCATTGGATTACCAGGTTATCCGGTGTCTGCATGGGTAGGACTCGAGTTTTTTGTCCGTCCCCTTTTATTTGCTTTCTTACGATGTGTTCCGGAGGAACCAGCGTGCCTTAAAGCGGTTCTTTCAAGGGGTTTAGCCTCTTCGCAGGGATCTGAAGAGATAGTCAGGGTGAGGGTCGGTAAGGTTTCGGGTCGATGGGTAGCGGTAAGTCTTCCAAGAGGCGCTGGAAATGTTTCTTCGCTTGGCAAAGCTGATGGTTATATATCCGTTCCTCGAGGAGTTATTGAGCTTGAGAGGGGAGCCAGTGTCGAGGTCTTTCTTCTAAGAAGCAAATTGGAACTTGAGAATACCTTGCTTTTCGTGGGTAGTCATGATCTACTGCTTGATATTTTGGCAGACGAGATTAAAAGACGCTTTCCAAGGTTCAGATTTGTCTCCGTTCATGTTGGGAGCATGGGTGGATTATTCGCTCTTAGAAATAGGGAGGCTCATATTTCAGGGACGCATCTTTTTGATGAGGGAACACAGGAGTATAACATTCCATTTATAAGGAGACATCTTTCTGGGGAAAAAGTTGAGGTCATAAGTTTCGTTTATAGAGAACAAGGACTGATCTTGCCCAAAGGTAACCCCAAGGGGATAAAGGGAATAGCGGATTTAGTAAGGGATGACATTCGGTTTGTGAATAGGCAGAGAGGGTCTGGGACAAGGGTTTTACTGGATTATCTTTTAAAGTGTGAGGGAATTTCACCTTCGGGCATAAGAGGATATGAGGACGAGGAGCTTACTCACCTTGGGGTTGCGATGCGGGTGGCTTCTGGGAATGCGGATGTAGGCATAGGGATATATTCAGCGGCGCGGGTAATGGACCTTGATTTTATCCCTCTATTCGAGGAAAAATATGATCTCATAACGCTTGAAGAGCACCTTGATCTACCTCAGATGAAGGCTCTATTCGAGGTTTTGGATGATCCCTCCTTCAGGGAAAGGGCTCTTTCCTTGGGAGGATATAAGTGGGGGAGATAG
- the moaA gene encoding GTP 3',8-cyclase MoaA: MTDGFGRTINYLRVSVTDRCNLRCRYCMPPGGIELIPHEEILRYEEIVRILGSAISVGLGRVRFTGGEPLLRKGFIPFLRKVREHFPRLTVSLTTNGILLSRFVEDLVSLELDSINVSLDTLIPERYKYITRLGDFKSVWSGILRALDKDLTVKINVVAIKGFNDDEFVDFVELTRNLNVIVRFIEFMPLGGGLWCEGSFISIDEIKKSIERKYSITPANLKMGGGPASYFRLPWGGLVGFIGAVSHHFCDKCNRLRLTADGRLKTCLFGGPEFDIKKALREGASEEDIASLIRRAILSKPRGWFVLKGEDREIMSRIGG; this comes from the coding sequence GTGACCGATGGATTTGGGAGAACGATAAATTATCTACGGGTTTCTGTGACGGATAGATGCAATTTACGGTGTAGGTATTGTATGCCTCCTGGGGGAATTGAACTTATTCCTCACGAGGAAATCCTGAGGTATGAGGAGATAGTTCGTATCTTAGGTAGCGCTATCTCCGTTGGACTTGGGAGAGTGAGGTTTACTGGTGGTGAGCCCCTCCTGAGAAAGGGGTTTATACCATTTCTGCGAAAGGTGAGGGAGCATTTCCCACGCTTGACAGTTTCCTTGACTACTAATGGCATTTTGTTATCCAGATTTGTGGAGGATCTTGTTTCTCTTGAGCTCGATTCTATAAACGTTAGCTTAGATACTCTTATCCCAGAGCGGTATAAATATATAACTCGCTTGGGGGATTTTAAGAGCGTCTGGAGTGGAATACTTCGTGCTCTCGACAAGGATTTGACCGTTAAGATTAATGTTGTTGCTATCAAAGGCTTCAATGATGATGAATTCGTTGATTTCGTGGAACTTACGAGAAATCTCAACGTTATAGTGAGGTTTATAGAGTTTATGCCGCTCGGTGGAGGGCTCTGGTGTGAGGGAAGCTTTATATCGATCGATGAAATCAAGAAGTCAATAGAGAGAAAGTATTCTATAACTCCCGCGAATCTGAAAATGGGAGGAGGTCCCGCTTCTTACTTTCGCTTGCCATGGGGGGGATTAGTGGGTTTTATCGGCGCAGTTAGTCATCATTTTTGCGATAAGTGCAATAGATTGAGACTAACTGCTGATGGTAGGCTTAAGACCTGCCTTTTTGGTGGTCCTGAGTTCGATATCAAGAAAGCCCTCAGAGAAGGAGCGTCTGAGGAGGATATAGCTTCTCTTATCAGGAGAGCTATACTGTCTAAACCAAGAGGTTGGTTTGTTCTTAAAGGTGAAGATAGGGAAATTATGTCCAGAATTGGGGGGTGA
- the moaC gene encoding cyclic pyranopterin monophosphate synthase MoaC, whose translation MIDVSEKGLTEREALAYGKVILGEKVYKSLVEGRLPKGDPREVARVAGILGAKKVPDLIPLCHPIILDHVSVEFELLPDEFAIEIKASAKARERTGVEMEALTAVVISALTIYDMCKGVDKGITIKDVHLLSKRGGKSGEYHREG comes from the coding sequence ATGATAGATGTTTCCGAGAAGGGGTTGACCGAGCGGGAAGCGCTTGCTTATGGTAAGGTCATTCTCGGAGAGAAAGTTTATAAGTCTTTAGTTGAAGGAAGGCTTCCCAAGGGCGATCCTCGAGAAGTAGCGCGGGTAGCTGGGATACTTGGCGCTAAGAAGGTTCCCGATCTTATTCCCTTATGTCATCCTATAATTCTTGATCACGTTTCCGTGGAGTTTGAGCTCCTTCCAGATGAGTTTGCGATAGAAATTAAAGCGTCAGCAAAGGCTCGTGAGAGAACGGGTGTGGAGATGGAAGCGCTAACAGCAGTTGTAATTTCTGCCTTAACCATATATGACATGTGTAAGGGAGTGGATAAGGGAATAACCATAAAAGATGTGCATCTCTTGAGTAAGAGGGGTGGCAAGAGTGGTGAGTATCACAGAGAAGGGTAG